The Haladaptatus cibarius D43 genome window below encodes:
- a CDS encoding acyl-CoA thioesterase, which yields MADTATLMDSYTEMTELLLPNDTNNLGRALGGAVLHWMDICGAIAAMRFCGNQCVTASMDHVDFISPIDLGEVAVVEAFVFDTGRTSIDVKVNVRAEDPKKGEERETTTSFFTFVALDESGTPTPVPELNCPDDTQEALRDSARTERIEQLRAVAERID from the coding sequence ATGGCAGACACCGCGACGCTGATGGACTCGTACACCGAGATGACCGAACTGCTCCTGCCGAACGACACCAACAACCTCGGGCGGGCACTCGGTGGTGCAGTGCTCCACTGGATGGACATCTGCGGTGCGATTGCGGCGATGCGATTCTGCGGCAATCAGTGCGTGACGGCGTCGATGGACCACGTCGATTTCATCTCGCCAATCGACCTCGGCGAAGTCGCCGTCGTGGAGGCGTTCGTCTTCGACACGGGGCGAACTAGCATCGACGTGAAGGTGAACGTCCGCGCCGAAGACCCGAAAAAAGGCGAAGAGCGCGAAACGACCACCTCGTTTTTCACCTTCGTCGCGCTGGATGAGTCGGGCACGCCAACGCCAGTCCCCGAACTGAATTGCCCCGACGACACGCAGGAGGCGCTCCGCGATTCGGCCCGAACCGAGCGAATCGAGCAACTGCGCGCCGTCGCCGAGCGAATCGACTAA
- a CDS encoding bacterio-opsin activator domain-containing protein translates to MSREVGNRLLSDDAVISVVGDGVYQLDVDGNFLSTNDAMVGLTGYARDELIGSPFSLLFGDEDTARFDAEIEAPLSKGDEIRTVAVSVHTADGESVPCELRFSVVQSEDGSVAKTAGIVGVARDVSQNAELKAQHVELERLRRINAVIRSIDRAVVRAETADEIEQSVCDRLADAEPYLFALIVRFDPQFEELTPQTWAGEREEYVGYLREANLDVSEGPGAKAVKTRNIQAVQDIDGGEYDWSDPASKCGFKSLAAVPLAHEQTVYGVLAVYSDRPYAFDEPERELLSELAELVGYALFAVKTQQALVGERVIELEFRLADEEYVFTTLSAKEECTVQLEDAVLRPDDSLLLYVSVQGSDPKQVVEFCREFDDVSHLRVLSTREDECSLEIRYGEPMVLRSLSHHGGVIKSAVAEDGVSHVQIDLPETGDVRQIVDLLGEVFDTAELVSRRTVERPVETRAEFRDTLDEGLTDRQRTVLVAAYRSGYFDWPRESTGEELAESLDIAPPTLHKHLRLAEQKLLSTIFDADNRG, encoded by the coding sequence ATGAGTCGGGAGGTGGGAAACAGATTACTCTCCGACGACGCCGTCATCTCGGTCGTCGGAGACGGAGTGTATCAACTCGATGTGGATGGCAATTTTTTGTCAACCAACGACGCCATGGTTGGGTTGACGGGATACGCCCGCGACGAACTCATCGGTTCGCCGTTTTCGCTGCTGTTCGGCGACGAGGATACAGCGCGATTCGACGCCGAAATCGAAGCCCCACTGTCGAAGGGCGACGAAATTCGAACCGTAGCTGTCTCCGTTCACACCGCAGATGGAGAGTCCGTTCCCTGTGAACTCCGATTTTCGGTCGTGCAGTCGGAGGATGGTTCAGTCGCCAAAACCGCTGGTATCGTCGGCGTCGCTCGTGACGTGTCGCAGAACGCGGAGCTAAAAGCACAACACGTCGAATTGGAACGACTACGCCGTATCAATGCCGTCATCCGAAGCATCGACCGCGCGGTCGTTCGGGCCGAAACCGCCGACGAAATCGAGCAGTCGGTGTGTGACCGACTCGCCGATGCGGAACCGTATCTATTCGCCCTCATCGTCCGTTTCGACCCGCAGTTCGAGGAGCTAACGCCGCAGACGTGGGCAGGAGAACGCGAGGAGTACGTCGGATATCTCCGAGAGGCGAACCTCGACGTTTCCGAAGGGCCGGGTGCGAAGGCAGTCAAAACCCGAAACATACAGGCGGTACAGGACATCGACGGGGGCGAATACGATTGGAGTGACCCGGCGTCGAAGTGTGGCTTCAAATCGCTTGCGGCGGTTCCGCTTGCCCACGAACAAACCGTTTACGGGGTACTCGCGGTCTACTCGGACAGACCGTACGCATTCGATGAACCGGAGCGCGAACTGCTCTCGGAACTCGCAGAACTGGTCGGCTACGCGCTGTTCGCGGTGAAAACGCAGCAGGCACTCGTTGGAGAGCGAGTCATCGAACTGGAATTTCGGCTCGCGGACGAGGAGTACGTCTTTACCACCCTCTCGGCGAAAGAGGAGTGTACCGTCCAGTTGGAAGATGCGGTACTGCGCCCGGACGATTCGCTGTTGTTGTACGTCTCGGTACAGGGTAGTGACCCAAAACAGGTAGTCGAGTTCTGTCGGGAGTTCGACGACGTGTCGCATCTCCGCGTGCTGAGCACGCGAGAGGATGAATGCTCGCTCGAAATCCGGTACGGCGAACCGATGGTTCTTCGGTCGCTCTCACACCACGGCGGCGTCATCAAATCCGCCGTCGCGGAGGATGGCGTTTCCCACGTTCAGATCGACCTGCCGGAAACGGGGGACGTTCGCCAAATCGTCGATTTGCTCGGCGAGGTTTTCGACACCGCGGAACTCGTTTCCCGACGAACCGTCGAACGACCGGTCGAAACGCGCGCGGAGTTTCGGGATACCTTGGACGAGGGATTGACCGACCGCCAACGAACGGTTCTCGTTGCGGCCTATCGCAGCGGCTACTTCGACTGGCCCCGCGAGAGTACCGGCGAGGAACTGGCCGAATCGCTCGACATCGCTCCGCCGACTCTGCACAAGCATCTCCGCCTCGCGGAGCAAAAACTGCTCTCGACGATTTTCGACGCCGACAACCGGGGCTAA
- a CDS encoding DUF7344 domain-containing protein produces MVSTVPSDTLPETDADANRLKTTASSSLNGLFRACSDQMRRETLVVLRTKNGPISLSELARTIDEDTEQARMSLVHVHLPMLDALGLVHWNRERESVEFATVPREFRGLLATIERER; encoded by the coding sequence ATGGTTTCTACCGTGCCATCCGACACACTCCCTGAAACCGACGCTGACGCGAATCGGCTCAAAACGACCGCTTCGTCCTCCCTGAACGGGCTTTTTAGAGCTTGTTCCGACCAGATGCGCCGAGAAACGCTGGTCGTCCTGCGGACGAAAAACGGCCCAATCTCGCTGTCCGAACTCGCACGCACGATAGACGAAGACACCGAGCAGGCACGCATGTCGCTCGTCCACGTTCATCTGCCGATGTTGGATGCACTCGGACTTGTTCACTGGAATCGAGAACGCGAATCCGTGGAATTCGCTACCGTTCCGCGAGAGTTTCGTGGCCTGCTCGCTACTATCGAACGCGAGCGATAG
- a CDS encoding HalOD1 output domain-containing protein — protein MSVNQTVLREEPEPVASAQYSWGGEMTLVHTIVETLASATGQSPEDLPPLHNAVDVDALESIFGPRGNGQHRAVTGEISFLIEEHEVVVKSHGRVLVRSAE, from the coding sequence ATGAGCGTGAACCAAACCGTGCTACGAGAAGAACCAGAACCAGTCGCCTCGGCCCAATATTCGTGGGGCGGCGAAATGACACTCGTCCATACCATCGTCGAAACACTCGCGTCGGCGACCGGACAATCCCCCGAAGACCTCCCGCCACTCCACAACGCCGTCGATGTCGATGCCCTCGAATCGATTTTCGGCCCCCGCGGAAACGGCCAGCATCGCGCCGTTACGGGCGAAATATCGTTCCTCATCGAGGAACACGAAGTCGTCGTGAAAAGCCACGGTCGCGTCCTCGTCCGCTCTGCTGAGTAA
- a CDS encoding DUF6498-containing protein, which produces MNGRNPGNLPSVLCIVLVNLLLIPFATIFDWENGELLFVYLIQNILVIVLYSGFIAFATKEPRLNEYSPRAVLIPFVSTRSGWTQIVNWLPPINY; this is translated from the coding sequence ATGAATGGAAGAAATCCGGGCAATCTCCCGTCTGTCCTGTGTATCGTTCTGGTCAATCTACTGCTAATTCCTTTTGCGACTATCTTTGACTGGGAGAACGGTGAGTTACTGTTCGTCTACCTGATTCAAAACATACTGGTTATTGTGCTCTACAGCGGATTTATCGCGTTTGCAACGAAAGAACCCAGACTAAATGAGTACAGTCCACGAGCAGTGCTCATTCCATTCGTTTCTACGCGTTCTGGCTGGACACAGATAGTCAACTGGCTCCCGCCAATCAATTACTGA